From the Gadus chalcogrammus isolate NIFS_2021 chromosome 15, NIFS_Gcha_1.0, whole genome shotgun sequence genome, one window contains:
- the opn3 gene encoding opsin-3, whose amino-acid sequence MNPANQTGSSEGSTTTAHHLFAAGTYKLLALTVGSIGVFGFCNNVVVIVLFYRFKRLRTPTNLLLVNISVSDILVSVFGINFTFVSCLKGGWIWSRATCTWDGFSNSLFGIVSIMTLSALAYERYIRVVHAQVVDLRWAWRAIGHIWLYSLAWTGAPLLGWNRYTLEVHGLGCSLDWSSKDPNDASFILLFLLACFIVPVGIMIYCYGNILYMVRMLRSIEDLQTMQIVKILRYEKKVAAMFLLMILSFLVCWTPYAVVSMMEAFGRHSAVSPLMAIIPSILAKSSTAYNPLIYVLMSKKLRRSFLQLLCWRVSWLQRNLNERPLAPVQRPLRPSVMSRVGRDRPKKRVTFSSSSIVFIIASNDLNQSGKTTTTDGVPSEVNVIQVRPL is encoded by the exons ATGAATCCTGCCAACCAAACTGGAAGTAGTGAGGGGAGTACTACAACAGCCCACCATTTGTTTGCTGCTGGCACCTACAAACTTCTCGCCTTGACCGTCGGCAGCATTGGAGTGTTTGGGTTTTGCAACAACGTCGTAGTGATCGTGCTCTTCTATCGATTCAAGAGACTCCGGACGCCTACGAATCTGCTGCTGGTCAACATCAGCGTGAGTGACATACTGGTGTCTGTTTTCGGCATCAACTTCACGTTTGTTTCGTGCCTTAAAGGCGGGTGGATCTGGAGCAGGGCGACATGCACGTGGGACGGATTCAGCAACAGCTTGTTCG gcATCGTCTCCATCATGACCCTGTCGGCCCTGGCCTACGAGCGCTACATCCGGGTGGTGCACGCGCAGGTGGTGGACCTCCGCTGGGCGTGGCGCGCCATCGGCCACATCTGGCTCTACTCGCTGGCCTGGACGGGGGCTCCGCTGCTGGGCTGGAACCGCTACACCCTGGAGGTCCACGGGCTGGGCTGCTCCCTGGACTGGTCCTCCAAGGACCCCAACGACgcctccttcatcctcctcttcctcctggcgTGCTTCATCGTGCCGGTGGGCATCATGATCTACTGCTACGGGAACATCCTCTACATGGTCCGCATG CTGCGCTCCATCGAGGACCTGCAGACGATGCAGATCGTTAAGATCCTGCGCTACGAGAAGAAGGTGGCGGCCATGTTCCTGCTGATGATCCTGAGCTTCCTGGTGTGCTGGACGCCCTACGCCGTGGTGTCCATGATGGAGGCGTTCGGCCGGCACAGCGCCGTCTCCCCCCTCATGGCCATCATTCCCTCCATCTTGGCCAAGTCCAGCACCGCCTACAACCCTCTCATATATGTACTGATGAGCAAAAAG ctccGACGCAGCTTCCTCCAGCTGCTGTGTTGGCGCGTCTCCTGGCTCCAGCGGAACCTCAACGAGCGGCCGCTGGCCCCCGTCCAGCGGCCGCTGCGGCCCAGCGTCATGTCCCGCGTGGGCCGGGACCGGCCCAAGAAGAGGGTGaccttcagctcctcctccatcgtCTTCATCATCGCCAGCAACGACCTCAACCAGTCGGGCAAGACGACCACGACGGACGGGGTCCCCTCGGAGGTCAACGTCATCCAGGTGCGGCCGTTGTGA
- the LOC130404339 gene encoding E3 ubiquitin-protein ligase TRIM39-like codes for MACAKTSWSEENFSCSICLDVFNSPVTTTCGHNFCRTCITKFWDEQVQYKCPICNEIFHTRPDLRVNTFLSELAAQFRTTVRVKEQPCVEPGEVPCDVCTGTQLKAVKSCLMCFTSYCQTHLEPHQRVARLKKHRLVEPMDCLEDRMCKKHERLLELFCQTEQVCVCLLCTVTDHKSHPVVPLKEEYEVKTALLGKTVSDVPQKIQERKQKIKEIKDTVELSNKDADREIAQGGQVFTALIGCVEKGRDEFNQTVKEKLKSTVKRAEDLIKELEQEIEDLTNRSSEVKRLSHTEDHLHFLQTFRSLKDPPPTRDWTTVEVRPPSYVGTLRRSLDQLEETLNMEMKKLPGDSELKRVQQYEVDVTLDPDTAHPSLILSEDGKQVHDGDEEKELPDNPKRFTYNTFVLTRQSFSSGRFYFEVQVKDKTGWGLGVARESIGRKGGTVRTPETGYWTLYYDKDGLLFNDSPPVRLPLRAELQKVGVFVDYDEGLLSFYDVEARVHIYSATGCTFTEPLYPLLSPHLHEEGRNSAPLIISPVNQTD; via the coding sequence atggcctgtGCTAAgacttcctggtctgaagagaacttttcatgttccatctgtctggatgtgttcaacagTCCAGTTACCAccacatgtggacacaacttctgcagaacctgtattacaaagttctgggatgaacaagtccagTACAAATGTCCTATTTGCAACGAGATTTTCCATACAAGACCTGATTTACGGGTCAATACCTTCTTATCAGAGCTGGCTGCTCAGTTTAGAACAACCGtacgagtaaaagagcagccttgtgttgaaccaggagaagttccctgtgacgtctgtactgggacccagctgaaggctgtgaagtcctgcctaatgTGTTTtacctcttactgccaaacccacctggagccacatcagagagtcgctcgcctgaagaaacatcggctggtcgagcctatggactgtctggaagacaggatgtgtaagaaacacgaacgacttctggagctcttctgccagactgaacaggtgtgtgtgtgtctgttgtgcacagtgacagaccacaagtcccatcctgttgtacctctaaaggaggaatatgaagtgaagacggccctgCTGGGGAAGACGGTGAGTGACGTTCCGCAGAagatccaggagagaaaacaaaagattaaggagatcaaAGACACAGTGGAACTGAGCAAcaaagacgcagacagagagatagcccaAGGTGGGCAGGTCTTCACTGCTCTGATAGGCTGTGTTGAAAAGGGCCGGGATGAATTCAACCAAACGgtgaaagagaaactgaaatccacagtgaaacgagctgaagacctcatcaaagagctggagcaggaaatagaagatctgaccaatagaagctcagaggtgaagcggctctcacacactgaagaccacctccacttcctccagaccttcagatccctgaaggatcctccacccaccagggactggaccacggtggaggtccgacctccgtcatacgtagggaccttgaggagatccctggatcagctggaggagacactgaacatggagatgaagaagctgcctgGTGAttctgaactgaagagggtccagcagtatgaagtagatgtgactctggatcctgatacagctcatcccagtctcatcctgtctgaggatgggaaacaagtacatgatggagatgaagagaaggaactcccagacaaccctaagagatttacatacaatacatttgttctcacgaggcagagcttctcctcagggagattttactttgaggtccaggttaaagacaagactggaTGGGggttaggagtggccagagagtccatcggCAGAAAAGGTGGGACAGTGCggacccctgagacgggttacTGGACTCTTTACTACGACAAGGATGGGTTGTTATTTAATGATAGCCCTCCTGTCCGTCTCCcactgagagctgagctccagaaggtgggggtgtttgttgattatgatgagggtctgctctccttctatgatgtggaagccagggttcatatctactctgctactggctgcaccttcactgagcctctctatccactcCTCAGTCCACATTTACATGAAGAAGGTagaaactctgcccccctgatcatctcacctgtcaatcaaacagactag